In Picosynechococcus sp. PCC 7002, the following are encoded in one genomic region:
- a CDS encoding YqeG family HAD IIIA-type phosphatase has translation MALFNSNLLEPNLILGKTILHLSPEIIRHHRLKGLILDVDDTLVSMRQSYASDDVLEWVTQVRRVADIWLVSNNLSQKRIGRIAESLELPYLFGAKKPSRKKLRKAMDAMDLRPQEVAMVGDRLFTDVLAGNRLGLFTILVEPMIDPLVATRQNPVRNIEVWISKFLGASFDDMKQTFTKGHKSKPR, from the coding sequence ATGGCGCTATTTAATTCCAATTTACTGGAGCCAAACTTAATTTTAGGGAAAACCATTTTGCATCTCAGTCCAGAGATTATCCGTCATCACCGTTTAAAGGGTTTGATCCTCGATGTGGATGACACGTTGGTCTCGATGCGCCAGAGCTATGCCTCAGATGATGTGCTGGAGTGGGTGACCCAAGTCAGACGGGTGGCGGATATTTGGCTCGTGAGCAATAACCTCAGCCAAAAACGGATTGGGCGGATTGCCGAGTCCCTGGAGTTACCTTATTTGTTCGGGGCGAAAAAACCATCTCGGAAAAAGCTCCGTAAAGCGATGGATGCCATGGATCTGCGTCCCCAAGAAGTGGCGATGGTTGGCGATCGCCTGTTTACAGATGTCCTCGCTGGTAATCGCTTGGGTTTATTTACGATTTTGGTGGAGCCGATGATTGATCCCCTCGTGGCGACACGCCAAAACCCAGTGCGGAATATCGAAGTCTGGATTTCAAAATTCCTTGGGGCCTCCTTTGATGACATGAAACAAACCTTTACAAAAGGCCACAAAAGTAAACCTCGATAA
- the smc gene encoding chromosome segregation protein SMC, whose product MVHIKQIELSHFKSFGGTVAVPLRPGFTVVSGPNGSGKSNILDGILFCLGLASSKGMRAERLPDLINHKHSQGKGAAETVVSVTFDLSDLAQQYQTEATEASELKEFLAQFQSHDWTVTRKLRVTKSGSYASTYYINDQPCTATELHEQLNRLRIYPEGYNVVLQGDVTRIITMNGRERREIIDELAGVAEFDRKITQTRETLNAVKEREEKCHIIRQELERNLEKLADDRLKAEQYQRLKIDLARQQQEEVLLTWRSLQLQEEKLQRDLASSAQERTQLTQNLNALDGEIFQTGQTLESLNAKVKALGEDEQLSVASKLATQKAKRHQWGQRQTELEEDQRRSLQLHRQLLETVQVNQQQLLRLEEEKLTLQEETLPQHQAAQAAAAKILQDSRQRADELASSSEAWVQEQAAIAKEIQGIQDQLNPQRTEQALLQERLSQLQHNITSQTEQITQLSTDISQQETELATAQTEITCQQETIQTLATQFAQLEESRKLDQETGDRLQREQRDKQRQLDQLEARSQAQQEAQGTYATKVILNANLPGVHGLVAQLGQVEKAYQQALEIAAGGRLGYLVVEDDETAATGIKLLKNQRAGRATFLPLNKIRAPKLHTNTIPRYAQGFVDFAVNLIQCDRRYLDIFRYVFGSTAVFESLDLARNFMGQTRIVTLDGELLETTGAMTGGSLSQKSTLHFGSMATGDSAEILALRERLEEIEHLLRYTENALLDKGDRLQDLSQQLTQARQREREAQLHQVQLTKSLEKLRPQLEQSQQQQQQSQNELAIAETHLEDLTQTIPQLEQQLAAQQQHLARLEAQQTHREWQEIQQEIKAQEVTLQAAAQTLNSTQQTIQDRDAQLIRLSEKLTNDEQRLQETQTQLEDLQGQIAVIQTQLDQIDTEIQTTETLLAELSAQMGDVKKQRDQAEVQLKNLQKQHQDSQWRLEKLQTQQQERAQQLEKLQQHLQAQEAELPPDLDPTHLLVEVVPEKLDQALQEITEQIEKSQRANRRTQKKIEDLEPVNMLALKEYEQTQIRLGELSEKLSTLEQERLEVLARIERFTTRRFQEFKKAFDAVNENFQKIFATLSDGDGYLQLDDPADPFAGGLNLVAHPKGKPVQRLSSMSGGEKSLTALSFIFSLQRYRPSPFYAFDEVDMFLDGANVERLSKMIKQQAAQAQFLVVSLRRPMIEASQRTIGVTQARGAYTQVLGIQL is encoded by the coding sequence ATGGTACACATCAAGCAAATCGAGCTTTCCCACTTCAAATCCTTCGGTGGTACCGTCGCCGTGCCCCTACGTCCTGGTTTTACGGTGGTTTCTGGGCCAAATGGTTCGGGAAAATCGAATATCCTCGACGGCATTTTGTTTTGCTTGGGCCTTGCCAGTTCTAAGGGAATGCGGGCGGAACGATTACCCGATTTAATCAATCATAAACATAGCCAAGGGAAAGGTGCTGCCGAAACGGTGGTGTCGGTCACCTTTGATCTCAGTGATCTCGCCCAGCAATATCAAACGGAAGCCACAGAAGCCTCGGAATTAAAGGAATTTTTAGCGCAATTCCAGAGCCACGATTGGACGGTGACGCGCAAACTCCGGGTTACCAAAAGCGGCAGTTATGCCTCGACCTATTACATTAATGACCAGCCCTGCACTGCTACGGAACTCCACGAACAACTGAATCGCCTACGCATTTATCCCGAAGGCTATAACGTCGTGCTCCAGGGGGACGTGACGCGGATTATTACGATGAACGGGCGGGAGCGGCGGGAAATCATCGATGAACTGGCGGGCGTGGCAGAATTTGACCGCAAAATTACCCAGACCAGAGAAACCCTCAATGCAGTCAAAGAACGGGAAGAAAAATGCCATATTATTCGCCAGGAGCTAGAACGCAATTTAGAAAAGCTGGCCGACGATCGCCTCAAGGCTGAACAATACCAACGGCTCAAAATTGACCTGGCCCGCCAGCAGCAGGAAGAAGTTCTTTTAACATGGCGATCGCTCCAACTTCAAGAGGAAAAACTGCAACGGGATCTCGCCAGCAGCGCCCAGGAACGCACCCAGTTAACTCAAAATTTGAACGCTTTGGATGGGGAAATTTTTCAGACTGGCCAAACCCTAGAAAGTTTGAACGCCAAGGTAAAAGCCCTGGGGGAAGATGAACAACTTTCGGTTGCGTCCAAACTCGCCACCCAAAAGGCAAAACGGCACCAATGGGGCCAACGGCAAACGGAATTAGAGGAAGACCAACGGCGATCGCTCCAGCTCCACCGCCAACTGCTAGAAACGGTACAAGTCAACCAGCAACAACTGCTGCGCCTCGAAGAAGAAAAACTCACCCTCCAAGAAGAAACCCTCCCCCAACACCAGGCCGCCCAAGCCGCCGCCGCAAAAATCCTCCAAGACAGTCGCCAACGGGCCGATGAGTTAGCCAGTTCTTCGGAAGCTTGGGTACAGGAACAGGCGGCGATCGCCAAGGAAATTCAAGGCATCCAGGATCAACTCAATCCCCAACGCACCGAACAAGCCCTCCTGCAAGAACGCCTTAGCCAGCTCCAGCACAATATCACCAGCCAAACTGAGCAAATTACCCAACTCAGCACCGATATCAGCCAACAGGAAACAGAATTAGCCACAGCCCAAACGGAGATCACCTGTCAACAAGAAACCATTCAAACCCTTGCGACACAATTCGCCCAACTGGAAGAAAGCCGCAAGCTCGACCAGGAAACTGGCGATCGCCTCCAGCGGGAACAGCGGGACAAACAACGGCAACTGGATCAACTCGAAGCCCGCTCCCAGGCCCAACAGGAAGCCCAGGGCACCTACGCCACAAAGGTGATTTTGAACGCCAATTTACCCGGTGTTCATGGGTTGGTCGCCCAACTGGGCCAAGTGGAAAAAGCCTACCAACAGGCCTTGGAAATCGCCGCCGGGGGTCGCCTCGGCTACCTTGTTGTCGAAGATGACGAAACGGCGGCGACGGGGATCAAACTCCTAAAAAATCAGCGGGCGGGCCGGGCTACTTTCTTACCCCTGAATAAAATCCGCGCCCCGAAATTGCACACCAACACCATCCCCCGTTACGCCCAGGGCTTTGTTGATTTTGCCGTCAACCTGATTCAATGTGATCGCCGTTATTTGGATATTTTTCGCTACGTTTTTGGCAGTACCGCCGTCTTTGAAAGCCTCGATCTCGCCCGGAATTTTATGGGGCAAACCCGCATTGTCACCCTCGATGGCGAACTCCTAGAGACCACGGGGGCAATGACCGGGGGGAGTCTCTCCCAAAAATCAACCCTCCATTTCGGCAGCATGGCCACGGGGGATTCGGCGGAAATCCTTGCCCTGCGGGAACGACTCGAAGAAATTGAGCACCTGTTGCGCTACACCGAAAATGCCCTCCTCGACAAAGGCGATCGCCTCCAGGATCTCAGCCAGCAACTGACCCAAGCGCGCCAACGGGAACGGGAAGCCCAACTACACCAGGTGCAACTCACGAAATCTCTCGAAAAATTGCGCCCCCAACTTGAACAAAGCCAGCAACAGCAACAGCAATCTCAAAACGAATTGGCGATCGCCGAAACCCACCTCGAAGATCTCACCCAGACAATTCCGCAACTCGAACAACAATTAGCGGCTCAACAACAACATCTAGCCCGGCTCGAAGCCCAGCAAACCCACCGGGAGTGGCAAGAAATCCAACAGGAAATCAAAGCCCAGGAAGTCACCCTCCAAGCGGCTGCCCAGACCCTCAACAGCACCCAACAGACGATCCAAGACCGCGACGCCCAGCTAATTCGTCTCAGTGAAAAATTAACCAACGACGAACAACGACTCCAGGAAACCCAAACCCAACTAGAAGATCTCCAAGGCCAAATCGCTGTTATCCAAACGCAACTCGATCAAATTGATACGGAAATTCAAACCACTGAAACCCTGCTGGCGGAACTCTCTGCCCAGATGGGCGATGTAAAAAAACAACGGGATCAGGCGGAAGTTCAGCTCAAAAATCTCCAAAAACAGCACCAAGATAGCCAATGGCGTCTGGAAAAACTCCAAACCCAGCAACAGGAACGGGCGCAACAGCTCGAAAAACTGCAACAGCACCTCCAAGCCCAAGAGGCCGAACTGCCGCCGGATCTTGATCCCACCCATCTGCTCGTGGAAGTAGTACCCGAAAAACTCGACCAAGCGCTCCAGGAGATCACAGAACAGATTGAGAAATCGCAGCGGGCCAATCGTCGCACCCAAAAGAAAATCGAAGATCTCGAACCCGTGAATATGCTCGCCCTCAAGGAATATGAACAAACCCAAATTCGTCTGGGGGAGCTATCTGAAAAATTATCCACCCTCGAACAGGAACGCCTCGAAGTCCTGGCCCGCATTGAACGCTTTACCACGCGCCGCTTCCAGGAATTTAAAAAAGCTTTTGATGCCGTCAACGAAAATTTCCAAAAAATCTTTGCTACCCTCTCTGACGGTGATGGCTATCTCCAATTGGATGACCCAGCGGATCCCTTCGCCGGGGGCCTAAATTTGGTGGCTCACCCCAAGGGTAAACCTGTGCAGCGCCTCAGTTCCATGTCGGGGGGGGAAAAATCCCTCACGGCCCTATCGTTTATTTTTTCGCTTCAACGTTATCGTCCCTCTCCCTTCTATGCCTTCGATGAGGTGGATATGTTTTTGGACGGGGCGAATGTGGAGCGTCTTTCCAAGATGATTAAGCAGCAGGCGGCCCAGGCGCAATTTTTGGTGGTCAGTCTACGGCGGCCGATGATCGAGGCTTCCCAGCGCACCATTGGTGTCACCCAGGCCCGGGGTGCCTATACCCAGGTTTTAGGGATTCAATTGTGA
- the hslO gene encoding Hsp33 family molecular chaperone HslO, with amino-acid sequence MADQLIRGTAADNGIRVVGVISTNLTEEARQRHKLSYVATAALGRTMASALLISSSMKKQEARLNLRIKGDGPLGGLLVDAGPDGTVRGYVQNPGVELPPNAKGKLDVGGAVGKGFLYAVKDFGRGYPYSSTVELVSGEIGDDVTHYLATSEQTPSALLVGVFVGAEGVTAAGGILLQILPKAARDESLVAKLESRLGQLSGFTPLLQQGKSLHDIFQDLLGDEDLNIFPETQMVRFDCGCTFERMMGALKMLGQDELLDMIEKDGGAEATCNFCNEVYHADVDHLSRLVEELKADAH; translated from the coding sequence ATGGCAGATCAACTCATTCGCGGTACCGCAGCAGACAATGGCATTCGGGTAGTGGGCGTTATTTCCACAAATCTCACTGAGGAAGCCCGACAACGCCATAAATTATCCTATGTGGCGACGGCTGCCCTAGGTCGCACCATGGCTTCGGCCCTGTTGATTTCTTCAAGTATGAAAAAACAGGAAGCCCGCCTCAATCTGCGCATCAAAGGCGATGGCCCCCTGGGGGGATTATTGGTGGATGCTGGCCCAGATGGCACCGTGCGGGGCTATGTACAAAATCCAGGCGTGGAGTTACCCCCCAATGCAAAGGGAAAGTTAGACGTGGGCGGCGCTGTAGGCAAAGGATTTCTTTATGCGGTAAAAGATTTTGGCCGGGGCTACCCTTACTCCAGTACGGTAGAGTTGGTTTCTGGGGAGATTGGCGATGATGTTACCCATTATTTAGCAACCTCGGAACAAACCCCTTCGGCGTTGTTAGTGGGGGTCTTTGTTGGCGCAGAAGGAGTCACTGCCGCTGGGGGAATTTTGCTGCAGATCTTACCGAAAGCGGCCCGTGACGAGAGCTTAGTCGCCAAACTAGAAAGTCGCCTAGGGCAATTATCGGGCTTTACGCCGCTATTGCAGCAGGGCAAGTCTCTCCATGATATTTTCCAGGATCTCCTCGGCGATGAAGACCTCAACATTTTCCCAGAGACACAAATGGTGCGCTTTGACTGCGGCTGTACCTTTGAGCGGATGATGGGTGCCCTGAAGATGTTGGGCCAGGATGAGTTGCTGGATATGATCGAAAAAGATGGCGGGGCAGAGGCCACCTGCAATTTCTGCAACGAGGTGTACCATGCGGATGTGGATCACCTGAGTCGCTTGGTTGAGGAATTAAAGGCTGATGCCCATTAG
- a CDS encoding class I SAM-dependent methyltransferase, with protein MATFLRTLSYRYQWLYDTISRLAALTVGGETRFRNLALQGLTGDKSLKILDLCCGAGQTTQFLTQYSDDVTGLDISPLAIERAKKNVPQANYVVAPAEKMPLPDQQFDLVHTSAALHEMTPTQLSQIFQEVYRVLKPGGIFTFIDLHQPTNPFFVPSLYTFMFLFETETAWQLIKTNLAEKLTTTGFEIHKQEQYAGGSLQMIQSRKPGSEPLK; from the coding sequence ATGGCTACCTTTCTCCGGACTCTCAGCTACCGTTATCAATGGCTTTACGACACCATTTCCCGCCTCGCGGCCCTAACCGTCGGTGGTGAGACCCGTTTTCGGAACCTTGCTCTCCAGGGCTTAACCGGAGACAAAAGCCTGAAAATCCTCGATTTATGTTGCGGTGCTGGCCAAACCACCCAATTTCTCACCCAATATAGCGACGACGTCACCGGGCTTGATATTTCCCCCCTCGCCATTGAACGGGCGAAAAAAAATGTCCCCCAAGCGAATTATGTCGTTGCCCCTGCCGAAAAAATGCCCCTGCCGGATCAGCAGTTTGACCTGGTTCATACCAGTGCCGCCCTCCATGAAATGACCCCGACGCAACTGAGCCAAATTTTCCAGGAAGTGTACCGTGTCCTTAAGCCCGGCGGCATTTTTACCTTTATCGATTTGCACCAGCCGACCAATCCTTTTTTCGTCCCCAGTCTCTATACGTTCATGTTTCTCTTTGAGACCGAGACCGCCTGGCAGCTGATCAAAACTAATTTAGCCGAAAAACTCACCACCACAGGCTTTGAAATCCATAAACAGGAACAGTATGCAGGCGGAAGTTTGCAGATGATCCAGAGCCGAAAACCGGGAAGTGAGCCGCTAAAATAA
- a CDS encoding WecB/TagA/CpsF family glycosyltransferase has translation MLTAESFLPSVPVFQVLVHLHPNYCQWLTERIQHHQGTHVVTLNAEIAMMTEKNKAIAKVIKQADLIIPDGAGIVLYLKLKGKKQHRVPGIELAEQLLAQAAAHDWRVVFFGGSPGIADQAKENWLKRYPDLDITTQHGYLNSEMAADWEHQLQQLQPQLIFTCLGVPKQEFWIEEHRHLCPHSTWIGLGGSFDVWAGVKQRAPKLWQKLHLEWLYRLYQEPWRWRRMLALPQFVWRALWS, from the coding sequence ATGTTGACTGCTGAATCTTTTCTGCCGAGTGTCCCTGTATTTCAGGTGTTGGTACATCTACACCCCAACTATTGCCAATGGCTGACTGAGCGGATCCAGCACCATCAGGGAACGCACGTGGTCACCCTCAACGCCGAAATTGCGATGATGACGGAAAAAAACAAGGCGATCGCCAAGGTGATTAAGCAGGCAGATTTGATTATTCCCGACGGCGCAGGGATCGTCCTCTACCTCAAGCTCAAGGGTAAAAAACAACACCGAGTACCCGGCATCGAACTCGCAGAACAACTGTTAGCCCAGGCTGCGGCCCATGATTGGCGCGTCGTCTTTTTTGGTGGCTCCCCTGGGATTGCCGACCAAGCAAAGGAAAATTGGCTCAAACGTTATCCTGATTTAGATATCACGACCCAGCACGGCTATCTCAACTCAGAAATGGCGGCGGACTGGGAGCATCAGTTGCAGCAGTTGCAACCCCAACTCATTTTTACTTGCCTCGGTGTCCCGAAACAGGAATTTTGGATCGAAGAACATCGCCACCTTTGTCCCCACAGCACTTGGATCGGTCTAGGGGGAAGCTTTGATGTGTGGGCTGGCGTCAAACAGCGCGCCCCGAAACTGTGGCAAAAACTTCATTTGGAGTGGCTTTATCGTCTTTATCAGGAACCTTGGCGTTGGCGACGGATGTTGGCGTTACCACAATTTGTTTGGCGTGCTTTGTGGTCTTAG
- a CDS encoding Tab2/Atab2 family RNA-binding protein, whose product MTIWELDFYSRPLLDDNDKKLWEILICETPTRIQQDPTTLFRYSEFCSNTDVNSITLKTAIEKAIATSGQSPTKIRFFRRQMNNMITKGCEDAGIPAAPSRRTYTLMTWITQREQEVYPQEANYDEKSAKSSSVQYPALNAIALPDAVRGDKGDKWAIVSLEASAFSDFDEWDIAFGEPFPLTHLDPTTKIPGLLIFSPRAVPLAGWMSGLELGFLHLQKNPRSSLVLETGVSDSWIVADLPNAQTLKEAESFEAAKKAAAGIHFLAIQKSPDEEQFAGFWMLQE is encoded by the coding sequence GTGACTATTTGGGAACTTGATTTTTATTCGCGCCCGCTTTTGGATGACAACGACAAAAAACTGTGGGAAATCCTCATCTGCGAAACCCCCACCCGCATCCAGCAGGATCCGACGACCCTTTTCCGTTACAGTGAATTTTGCAGCAACACCGATGTGAATTCGATCACCCTCAAGACGGCCATCGAAAAGGCGATCGCCACCTCCGGCCAAAGCCCCACCAAGATCCGCTTCTTTCGCCGCCAGATGAATAACATGATCACCAAAGGTTGCGAAGATGCAGGTATTCCCGCCGCCCCCTCCCGTCGCACCTATACCCTCATGACCTGGATCACCCAGCGGGAACAGGAAGTCTATCCCCAGGAAGCCAACTACGACGAGAAATCCGCCAAATCTAGCTCCGTCCAATATCCCGCCCTTAATGCGATCGCCCTCCCCGATGCCGTCCGGGGGGATAAAGGAGACAAATGGGCGATCGTTTCCCTCGAAGCTAGCGCCTTCAGTGATTTTGACGAATGGGACATTGCCTTTGGCGAACCCTTTCCCCTGACCCACCTCGACCCCACGACAAAGATCCCCGGCCTTTTGATTTTTTCTCCTAGGGCTGTCCCCCTCGCTGGTTGGATGTCTGGCCTCGAACTCGGATTTCTCCATCTCCAAAAAAATCCCCGCAGTAGCCTCGTCCTCGAAACAGGGGTGAGCGACAGTTGGATCGTCGCCGACCTACCCAACGCCCAAACCCTCAAGGAAGCAGAATCATTTGAAGCTGCCAAAAAAGCCGCAGCAGGAATTCATTTCCTTGCTATCCAAAAAAGCCCCGACGAAGAACAATTTGCCGGGTTTTGGATGCTCCAGGAATAA
- the lpdA gene encoding dihydrolipoyl dehydrogenase, with the protein MSETQFDYDLVIIGAGVGGHGAALHAVKCGLKTAIVEAADMGGTCVNRGCIPSKALLAASGKVREMRDQKHLSEMGINVGAVDFSREAIAAHATDLVNKIQSDLTNSLKRLNVDIIRGWGKIDGVQKVCVIGEDGVKNITAKEIMICTGSKPFVPPGIQVDGKTVFTSDDAVRLETLPQWVAIIGSGYIGLEFSDVYTALGCEITMIEALDDLMPGFDPEIAKLAKRALIDSRDIETYTGVFATKVMPGSPVKIELTDAKTKEVVENLEVDACLVATGRVPATKNLGLDAVGVETDRRGFIEVNDKMQVIKDGQPVPHLWAVGDATGKMMLAHAASGQGVVAVENMIGNAMTVDYAAIPAAAFTHPEISYVGMSEPQAKEAAAAGGFEIATAKTYFKGNSKALAEKETDGIAKIIYRKDTGELLGVHIMGIHASDLIQEAANAIAEKKPVQELAFNVHAHPTLSEVLDEAYKRAKVTA; encoded by the coding sequence ATGAGTGAAACACAGTTTGATTATGATTTGGTGATTATCGGCGCGGGGGTCGGTGGCCACGGTGCCGCGCTCCATGCCGTGAAATGTGGCCTGAAAACGGCCATTGTTGAAGCCGCAGACATGGGCGGTACTTGCGTCAATCGTGGTTGTATTCCGTCTAAAGCCCTCCTGGCTGCCTCCGGAAAAGTCCGGGAAATGCGCGACCAGAAGCACCTCAGCGAGATGGGTATTAATGTTGGTGCGGTTGATTTTAGTCGTGAGGCGATCGCCGCCCATGCCACCGATTTGGTAAACAAAATCCAAAGCGATCTCACCAATAGCCTCAAGCGTTTGAATGTCGATATTATTCGCGGTTGGGGAAAAATTGACGGCGTCCAGAAAGTCTGTGTCATTGGCGAAGACGGTGTGAAAAACATCACCGCCAAAGAAATTATGATTTGCACTGGCTCGAAACCCTTTGTCCCCCCCGGCATCCAAGTCGATGGCAAAACCGTTTTCACTAGCGACGATGCAGTGCGTTTAGAAACCCTGCCCCAGTGGGTCGCAATTATTGGAAGCGGTTACATCGGCCTCGAATTTTCCGACGTTTACACCGCCCTCGGTTGCGAAATTACGATGATCGAAGCCCTTGATGATCTGATGCCTGGCTTTGACCCAGAGATTGCGAAACTAGCCAAGCGCGCCTTAATTGATAGCCGTGACATCGAAACCTATACTGGCGTCTTTGCCACGAAAGTTATGCCTGGCTCTCCGGTCAAGATCGAACTCACCGACGCAAAAACTAAAGAAGTCGTCGAAAATCTCGAAGTAGATGCTTGTCTGGTCGCCACCGGGCGCGTCCCCGCCACAAAAAACCTCGGCTTAGATGCCGTTGGCGTGGAAACAGACCGCCGGGGCTTCATTGAGGTAAATGACAAAATGCAGGTGATCAAAGACGGTCAACCTGTACCCCATCTCTGGGCTGTGGGCGATGCCACCGGAAAAATGATGTTGGCCCATGCTGCCTCTGGTCAGGGGGTTGTGGCTGTAGAAAATATGATCGGCAATGCCATGACCGTTGACTATGCCGCGATTCCGGCAGCAGCGTTTACTCACCCAGAAATTAGCTATGTGGGGATGAGCGAACCCCAAGCGAAGGAAGCCGCCGCTGCAGGTGGTTTTGAAATTGCCACGGCAAAAACGTACTTTAAAGGCAATTCCAAAGCCCTCGCTGAAAAAGAAACCGACGGCATCGCCAAGATTATCTACCGTAAGGACACCGGGGAATTGTTGGGCGTCCATATTATGGGGATCCACGCTTCGGATCTGATCCAAGAGGCCGCCAATGCGATCGCCGAGAAAAAACCCGTCCAAGAATTGGCGTTTAACGTCCACGCCCACCCGACCCTCTCGGAAGTTCTCGACGAAGCCTACAAGCGAGCGAAAGTCACCGCGTAA
- a CDS encoding PrsW family glutamic-type intramembrane protease, with the protein MQASGILRQISTGGVQAPLLPDFSLDHRQEILIGREPSCQIALNPNLYTVVSRRHVLIRPQGQGWEAVDLGSANGTFINGQRLQGSRILQAGDRLTLGDNGPSFSFELQSQGHNPQAPLDPGSHIPVPGPIVSPNSNLTLTQLFPIAATGKDLSSKAYLVPGILTVIFVVLMFATIGAPGLFNFLLGTYIAGAAFYYIYQLCGKRKAWIVILGSGFLTALMLVTPVVDLFIFVFRVILPGNISDADGVGRLFVGMFFGAGLMEEILKAIPIFVAMGIGNLFGPKRREKIGVTEPLDGILLGAASAVGFTLIETLGQYVPNIINEVSLQVDPGTGELLGLQLLIPRILGSVAGHMAYSGYFGYFIGLSVLKPSKSVQILIIGCLTSSLLHALWNTVGSFSSILLAVVGVFSYAFLAAAILKARALSPTRAENFATRIAK; encoded by the coding sequence ATGCAAGCTTCTGGTATTTTGCGCCAAATTTCCACTGGCGGTGTTCAAGCCCCACTGCTGCCCGATTTTTCCCTTGATCATCGTCAAGAAATTCTCATTGGCCGCGAACCCAGTTGCCAGATTGCCCTCAACCCCAATCTTTACACCGTTGTCTCCCGTCGCCACGTTCTGATTCGTCCCCAGGGTCAAGGTTGGGAAGCCGTTGATCTCGGCAGTGCGAATGGCACCTTTATCAATGGTCAACGGTTACAAGGTTCACGAATCCTGCAAGCAGGCGATCGCCTCACCCTCGGAGACAATGGCCCCAGCTTTAGTTTCGAGCTCCAGAGCCAAGGCCACAATCCCCAGGCTCCCCTCGATCCCGGTTCCCATATCCCTGTCCCCGGCCCCATTGTCAGTCCCAACTCCAACCTCACCCTGACCCAACTTTTTCCCATCGCCGCCACCGGGAAAGACCTCTCCAGCAAAGCCTATCTCGTGCCGGGGATCCTCACCGTTATTTTTGTCGTCCTCATGTTCGCCACCATTGGCGCACCTGGACTCTTTAATTTTTTACTGGGAACCTATATTGCTGGGGCCGCTTTCTACTACATTTATCAACTCTGTGGTAAGCGTAAAGCTTGGATCGTTATACTTGGTTCCGGCTTCCTTACAGCCCTCATGTTAGTTACCCCGGTTGTTGACTTATTCATTTTTGTATTTCGAGTCATTCTGCCGGGCAATATCAGTGACGCTGATGGCGTGGGTCGGCTCTTCGTCGGCATGTTTTTTGGTGCTGGCCTGATGGAAGAAATTTTGAAGGCGATCCCTATTTTCGTCGCCATGGGCATCGGCAACCTGTTTGGCCCGAAACGTCGCGAAAAAATTGGTGTCACCGAACCCCTCGATGGTATTTTGCTTGGAGCAGCCTCCGCCGTCGGTTTTACCCTGATTGAAACCCTCGGTCAGTACGTCCCCAACATCATTAACGAAGTTTCCCTTCAAGTCGATCCCGGCACAGGGGAATTACTCGGTTTACAACTGCTCATTCCCAGAATCCTCGGTTCCGTAGCTGGGCACATGGCCTACAGCGGTTATTTCGGTTATTTCATCGGTCTCAGTGTCCTCAAACCATCAAAGTCTGTACAGATCTTAATTATTGGTTGCCTTACCTCCTCGTTACTCCATGCCCTTTGGAATACTGTCGGCTCCTTCAGTAGTATCCTGTTGGCGGTGGTGGGGGTTTTTTCCTATGCCTTTCTTGCTGCGGCAATCCTCAAGGCCCGCGCCCTTTCTCCGACCCGCGCAGAAAATTTTGCCACCCGCATTGCAAAATAA
- a CDS encoding BLUF domain-containing protein, producing MALYRLIYVSQAIAELEYRDLIEILQKSEFNNRRAGITGMLAFGDLMFLQILEGSRRAISETYNRILLDSRHTNAELIEFSEIDQRDFGIWSMKVLQLNNQDEVRQIILKYSHSETFSPVSMTGPQSLNFLREITALYHQGGIQQ from the coding sequence ATGGCGCTTTATCGACTTATTTACGTTAGCCAGGCGATCGCCGAGCTAGAATACCGCGATCTCATCGAAATTTTGCAAAAATCGGAGTTTAACAATCGTCGAGCTGGAATTACGGGGATGTTAGCCTTTGGCGATTTGATGTTTTTACAAATTTTGGAAGGGAGTCGGCGGGCCATTAGTGAAACTTACAATCGCATTTTGCTAGATTCGCGCCACACCAACGCCGAATTAATCGAGTTTTCAGAAATTGACCAGCGCGACTTTGGGATCTGGTCGATGAAGGTTTTGCAACTGAATAATCAGGACGAAGTGCGGCAGATTATCCTGAAATATTCCCATTCAGAGACCTTTTCGCCCGTTTCGATGACCGGCCCCCAGAGCCTTAATTTTTTGCGAGAAATCACAGCCCTCTATCACCAGGGAGGCATCCAGCAATAG